A genomic stretch from Streptomyces sp. QL37 includes:
- the glpX gene encoding class II fructose-bisphosphatase, protein MSEHHLPSQLEVSPEAPDRNLALELVRVTEAAAMAAGRWVGRGDKIGADGAAVKAMRTLVSTVSMNGIVVIGEGEKDEAPMLFNGERVGDGTGAEVDIAVDPIDGTTLNAKGMPNAIAVLAAADRGAMFDPSAVFYMDKLVTGPEAADFVDINAPVAVNIRRVARAKNSTPEDVTVVVLDRPRHDGIVKEIRETGARIKFISDGDVAGSIMAAREGTGVDLLMGIGGTPEGIISACAIKCLGGVIQGKLWPKDEAERQKALDAGHDLDRVLSTDDLVSGDNVFFVATGITDGELMRGVRYRAETATTESIVMRSKSGTIRTISSTHRLSKLRAYSAIDFDRAK, encoded by the coding sequence ATGTCCGAGCATCATCTGCCGTCCCAGCTCGAGGTCTCCCCGGAGGCCCCCGACCGCAACCTGGCTCTGGAGCTGGTGCGCGTCACCGAGGCCGCGGCCATGGCCGCGGGGCGCTGGGTCGGCCGCGGCGACAAGATCGGCGCCGACGGCGCCGCCGTCAAGGCCATGCGCACGCTCGTCTCCACGGTGTCGATGAACGGCATCGTCGTCATCGGCGAGGGCGAGAAGGACGAAGCCCCCATGCTGTTCAACGGCGAGCGCGTCGGCGACGGCACCGGAGCCGAGGTCGACATCGCCGTCGACCCGATCGACGGCACCACGCTCAACGCGAAGGGCATGCCCAACGCGATCGCCGTACTGGCCGCCGCGGACCGCGGCGCGATGTTCGACCCGTCCGCCGTCTTCTACATGGACAAGCTGGTCACGGGGCCCGAGGCCGCCGACTTCGTCGACATCAACGCCCCCGTGGCGGTGAACATCCGGCGCGTCGCACGGGCGAAGAACTCCACACCCGAGGACGTCACCGTCGTCGTCCTGGACCGCCCACGCCACGACGGCATCGTCAAGGAGATCCGCGAGACCGGCGCCCGGATCAAGTTCATCTCCGACGGCGACGTGGCAGGCTCCATCATGGCCGCCCGCGAGGGCACCGGCGTCGACCTGCTGATGGGCATCGGCGGCACCCCCGAGGGCATCATCTCGGCCTGCGCCATAAAGTGCCTCGGCGGTGTCATCCAGGGCAAGCTCTGGCCCAAGGACGAGGCCGAGCGGCAGAAGGCGCTGGACGCCGGCCACGACCTGGACCGGGTGCTGTCGACCGACGACCTGGTCAGCGGCGACAACGTGTTCTTCGTGGCGACGGGGATCACCGACGGTGAGCTGATGCGCGGTGTGCGGTACCGCGCGGAGACGGCGACCACCGAGTCGATCGTGATGCGCTCCAAGTCCGGCACGATCCGGACGATCTCCTCGACCCACCGGCTGTCGAAGCTGCGCGCCTACAGCGCGATCGACTTCGACCGGGCCAAGTAG
- a CDS encoding DUF4245 domain-containing protein yields the protein MASKRGKQTVRDMILSMLVITAVAGVVYIFIPHDDKADPIKAVDYRVELATARRAAPYPVAAPAGLPEGWKPTSVSYEGQNGAGWHLGFLDPDKKYVAVEQSTAPAKKYVSEVSRDAENTGRTREVSGQDWEIWNGPKYDALVLHAEGVTTVVTGSAPADRLAEMAAALKTAPAADASGAPAAS from the coding sequence GTGGCAAGCAAGCGAGGCAAGCAGACCGTCCGGGACATGATCCTGTCGATGCTCGTGATCACCGCAGTGGCGGGCGTCGTCTACATCTTCATCCCGCACGACGACAAGGCCGACCCCATCAAGGCGGTCGACTACCGGGTCGAGCTCGCGACGGCCCGTCGCGCCGCACCGTATCCAGTGGCGGCCCCGGCCGGACTGCCGGAGGGCTGGAAGCCGACCTCCGTCTCGTACGAGGGGCAGAACGGCGCCGGCTGGCACCTCGGTTTCCTCGACCCGGACAAGAAGTACGTGGCCGTGGAGCAGTCGACGGCCCCGGCGAAGAAGTACGTGTCCGAGGTCAGCCGGGACGCCGAGAACACCGGACGGACGCGCGAGGTCTCGGGTCAGGACTGGGAGATCTGGAACGGCCCCAAGTACGACGCGCTGGTGCTGCACGCCGAGGGCGTGACGACGGTGGTCACCGGCTCGGCCCCCGCGGACCGGCTGGCGGAGATGGCCGCCGCACTGAAGACGGCCCCCGCCGCCGACGCCTCCGGCGCTCCCGCCGCCTCCTGA
- a CDS encoding malonic semialdehyde reductase, with protein sequence MSLVLDPAAQDLLFREARTANTFTDEPVTDEQVQAIYDLVKYGPTAFNQSPLRVVLVRTPEGRERLVKHMAEGNRAKTSAAPLVALLVADHEFHEELPALLPHFPQAKDAFFSERPVREQSAALNATLQAAYFIIGVRAAGLAAGPMTGFDAAGIEKEFLDGDHKLLMAVNIGKPGEDAWFPRLPRLSYDEVITTV encoded by the coding sequence ATGTCCCTCGTTCTTGACCCCGCCGCCCAGGACCTCCTCTTCCGTGAGGCCCGCACTGCCAACACGTTCACCGACGAGCCGGTGACCGACGAGCAGGTCCAGGCGATCTACGACCTGGTCAAGTACGGCCCCACGGCCTTCAACCAGTCGCCGCTGCGCGTCGTCCTGGTCCGTACGCCCGAGGGCCGCGAGCGTCTCGTGAAGCACATGGCCGAGGGCAACCGGGCGAAGACCTCCGCCGCACCGCTGGTCGCGCTCCTCGTCGCGGACCACGAGTTCCACGAGGAACTCCCGGCGCTCCTGCCGCACTTCCCGCAGGCCAAGGACGCGTTCTTCTCCGAGCGCCCGGTCCGCGAGCAGTCGGCCGCGCTCAACGCCACGCTACAGGCCGCCTACTTCATCATCGGCGTCCGCGCCGCCGGCCTGGCCGCCGGCCCGATGACCGGCTTCGACGCCGCGGGCATCGAGAAGGAGTTCCTGGACGGCGACCACAAGCTGCTCATGGCCGTCAACATCGGCAAGCCGGGCGAGGACGCCTGGTTCCCGCGCCTGCCGCGCCTGTCCTACGACGAGGTCATCACGACCGTCTGA
- a CDS encoding exodeoxyribonuclease VII small subunit: MTDDGTTTAAATGTLGYEQARDELIEVVRRLEAGGTTLEESLALWERGEELAKVCRHWLEGARARLDAALARPEEPSEAGGDAE; encoded by the coding sequence ATGACGGACGACGGGACGACGACGGCTGCCGCGACCGGCACGCTCGGGTACGAGCAGGCGCGGGACGAGCTGATCGAGGTCGTACGCCGCCTGGAGGCGGGCGGCACGACGCTGGAGGAGTCGCTGGCCCTGTGGGAGCGCGGCGAGGAGCTGGCGAAGGTGTGCCGGCACTGGCTGGAGGGCGCGCGGGCCAGGCTGGACGCTGCACTGGCGCGCCCCGAGGAACCCTCGGAGGCCGGCGGCGACGCGGAGTAG
- the xseA gene encoding exodeoxyribonuclease VII large subunit — protein sequence MALTTSPEAPLPVGDVSRLIGGWIDRLGAVWVEGQITQLSRRPGAGVVFLTLRDPSHDISVSVTCFRQVFDRIADVVTEGARVVVLAKPEWYAPRGQLSLRATEIRPVGIGELLVRLEQLKKSLAAEGLFALDRKKPLPFLPQLIGLVSGRASAAERDVLENARRRWPAVRFEVRNTAVQGVHAVNQVVQAVQELDRLPEVDVIVVARGGGSVEDLLPFSDEALIRAVAECRTPVVSAIGHEPDSPLLDLVADVRASTPTDAAKKVVPDVGEELDRVQQLRDRALRTVRGLLDREERGLAHALGRSSMERPQRMVDEREAEVDALVGRSRRVLGHLLDRADSELSHTRARVVALSPAATLERGYAVLQRPDGHVVRSPADAGAPGGELRARVSEGEFTVRVAE from the coding sequence ATGGCTCTCACTACGTCCCCGGAAGCCCCGCTGCCCGTCGGCGACGTGTCCCGGCTGATCGGCGGCTGGATCGACCGGCTCGGTGCGGTCTGGGTCGAGGGGCAGATCACCCAGCTGTCGCGCCGGCCCGGCGCCGGGGTGGTGTTCCTGACGCTGCGCGACCCGTCCCACGACATCTCGGTGAGCGTGACCTGCTTCCGGCAGGTCTTCGACCGGATCGCCGATGTGGTGACGGAGGGCGCGCGGGTGGTCGTCCTCGCCAAGCCCGAGTGGTACGCCCCGCGCGGGCAGCTGTCCCTGCGGGCCACGGAGATACGGCCGGTGGGCATCGGCGAGCTGCTGGTGCGGCTGGAGCAGCTGAAGAAGTCGCTGGCCGCCGAGGGGCTCTTCGCCCTGGACCGGAAGAAGCCGCTGCCCTTCCTGCCGCAGCTGATCGGCCTGGTCTCGGGCAGGGCCTCGGCGGCGGAGCGCGATGTGCTGGAGAACGCCAGGCGGCGCTGGCCGGCGGTGCGCTTCGAGGTGCGCAACACGGCTGTCCAGGGTGTGCACGCAGTGAATCAGGTGGTCCAGGCGGTCCAGGAGCTGGACCGGCTGCCCGAGGTCGACGTGATCGTGGTCGCCCGTGGCGGCGGCAGCGTCGAGGACCTGCTGCCGTTCTCCGACGAGGCCCTGATCCGGGCGGTGGCGGAGTGCCGCACACCGGTGGTCTCCGCGATCGGGCACGAACCGGACTCGCCCCTGCTCGACCTGGTGGCCGATGTGCGGGCGTCGACGCCGACGGACGCGGCGAAGAAGGTCGTGCCGGACGTGGGCGAGGAGCTCGACCGCGTCCAGCAGCTCCGGGACCGGGCGCTGCGGACCGTGCGAGGGCTGCTCGACAGGGAGGAGCGTGGGCTGGCGCACGCGCTGGGCAGGTCCTCCATGGAGCGGCCGCAGCGGATGGTGGACGAGCGGGAGGCCGAGGTCGACGCGCTGGTGGGGCGGAGCCGCAGGGTGCTCGGCCATCTGCTGGACCGTGCCGACTCGGAGCTCTCGCACACCCGGGCCCGGGTGGTGGCGCTCTCGCCCGCGGCGACGCTGGAGCGGGGATACGCGGTGCTTCAGCGGCCGGACGGCCATGTGGTGCGCTCTCCCGCGGATGCCGGGGCGCCGGGCGGGGAGCTGCGGGCGCGTGTATCCGAGGGCGAGTTCACGGTACGGGTCGCGGAGTGA
- a CDS encoding APC family permease → MAGSSTEEGKLRRTLGFRDLVVYGLLFIAPMAPVGVFGTLDARSDGAVALVYLVATVVMAFTAFSYAQMVRVAPLAGSVFAYARKGLGEGPGFIAGWMAMLDYLLIPAVAYLFSGIAMNALVPEVSRWVWTAIAVVVTTLLNLWGVRAAARVGFAVLAMEIVVLLVFVVSAAVVLARDGARRDWLSPLTGDTGFSMTAVLGAVSVAVLSYLGFDAIASFAEEVTGGSAKVARAVLFCLVLAGALFVVQSYLAALLEPVSSAELAADPVKQGSAFYDAVDASVGSWLHDLVAVSKAIGAAFAALAGQAAAGRLVFAMGREGRLPAFLSRVDSRSGVPRVAIACAAVVTLVAAVWAARRDDGLDHLVSVVNVGALTAFVLLHASVVGWFAVRRMEGPPNWWRHIVVPVVGAGVLVAVILEATTSAQLVGVCWLGIGLVVLAVQWGRRAA, encoded by the coding sequence ATGGCGGGGAGCAGCACGGAAGAGGGAAAGCTGCGGCGGACACTCGGGTTCCGGGACCTGGTGGTCTACGGGCTGCTGTTCATCGCCCCCATGGCCCCGGTCGGGGTGTTCGGCACCCTGGACGCCAGGTCCGACGGGGCCGTGGCGCTGGTGTATCTCGTGGCGACCGTGGTGATGGCCTTCACCGCGTTCAGCTACGCCCAGATGGTGCGGGTGGCCCCGCTCGCCGGGTCGGTCTTCGCGTACGCCCGTAAAGGGCTCGGGGAGGGCCCGGGGTTCATCGCCGGCTGGATGGCGATGCTCGACTACCTGCTCATCCCGGCCGTCGCCTATCTCTTCTCCGGGATCGCGATGAACGCGCTGGTCCCCGAGGTGTCGCGGTGGGTGTGGACGGCGATCGCGGTCGTGGTGACGACGCTGCTCAACCTCTGGGGCGTACGGGCGGCCGCCCGGGTGGGCTTCGCGGTGCTCGCCATGGAGATCGTGGTGCTGCTGGTCTTCGTGGTGTCGGCGGCCGTGGTGCTGGCCAGGGACGGGGCGCGGCGCGACTGGCTGTCGCCGCTCACCGGGGACACCGGGTTCTCGATGACGGCGGTACTGGGGGCGGTGTCCGTCGCGGTGCTGTCCTATCTGGGGTTCGACGCGATCGCCTCGTTCGCGGAGGAGGTGACGGGGGGTTCGGCGAAGGTGGCGCGGGCGGTGCTGTTCTGTCTGGTGCTCGCCGGGGCGCTGTTCGTGGTCCAGTCGTACCTGGCGGCGCTGCTGGAACCGGTGAGCTCGGCGGAGCTGGCGGCGGATCCGGTGAAGCAGGGCTCCGCTTTCTACGACGCGGTGGACGCCTCGGTCGGCTCCTGGCTGCACGATCTGGTGGCCGTCAGCAAGGCGATCGGCGCGGCTTTCGCGGCGCTGGCGGGGCAGGCGGCGGCCGGTCGGCTGGTGTTCGCGATGGGGCGGGAGGGGCGGCTGCCGGCGTTCCTGTCCCGGGTCGACAGCCGGTCCGGGGTGCCGCGTGTCGCGATCGCGTGCGCCGCGGTCGTGACGCTGGTGGCGGCGGTGTGGGCGGCCCGGCGCGACGACGGCCTCGACCACCTGGTGTCGGTCGTGAACGTGGGCGCGCTCACCGCGTTCGTGCTGCTGCACGCGTCGGTGGTCGGCTGGTTCGCCGTACGCCGGATGGAGGGGCCGCCGAACTGGTGGCGCCACATCGTGGTGCCGGTGGTGGGCGCGGGCGTGCTGGTCGCGGTGATTTTGGAGGCGACGACGAGCGCCCAGCTGGTGGGGGTGTGCTGGCTGGGCATCGGACTGGTGGTGCTCGCGGTGCAGTGGGGGCGCCGGGCGGCCTGA
- a CDS encoding 4-hydroxy-3-methylbut-2-enyl diphosphate reductase, which translates to MGRMTASPARRVLLAAPRGYCAGVDRAVIAVEKALEQYGAPVYVRHEIVHNKYVVQTLEKKGAIFVDVTAEVPEGSIVMFSAHGVAPTVHAEAAERKLATIDATCPLVTKVHKEAVRYAKEDYDILLIGHEGHEEVIGTSGEAPDHITLVDGPDDVANVEVRDESKVVWLSQTTLSVDETMETVGALKNKFPNLLSPPSDDICYATQNRQVAVKKLAEDAELVIVVGSKNSSNSIRMVEVALDAGAPAAHLVDFADEIDEAWLEGVTTVGLTSGASVPDVLVDGVLEWLGERGYADVETVKTADESITFSLPKELRRDLRAEAAALAAE; encoded by the coding sequence ATGGGACGCATGACTGCTTCTCCTGCCCGCCGTGTCCTGCTCGCAGCGCCCCGTGGCTACTGCGCGGGCGTGGACCGCGCCGTGATCGCCGTCGAGAAAGCACTGGAGCAGTACGGTGCCCCGGTCTACGTCCGTCACGAGATCGTGCACAACAAGTACGTCGTGCAGACCCTCGAGAAGAAGGGCGCGATCTTCGTCGACGTGACCGCGGAGGTGCCCGAGGGCTCCATCGTGATGTTCTCCGCGCACGGAGTCGCCCCGACCGTCCACGCGGAGGCCGCCGAGCGCAAGCTCGCCACCATCGACGCGACCTGCCCGCTGGTCACCAAGGTCCACAAGGAAGCCGTCCGGTACGCCAAGGAGGACTACGACATCCTCCTGATCGGCCACGAGGGCCACGAGGAAGTCATCGGCACGAGCGGTGAGGCGCCCGACCACATCACGCTGGTCGACGGCCCCGACGACGTGGCGAACGTCGAGGTCCGCGACGAGTCGAAGGTCGTCTGGCTCTCCCAGACCACGCTCTCCGTCGACGAGACGATGGAGACGGTCGGCGCCCTCAAGAACAAGTTCCCCAACCTCCTCTCCCCGCCGAGCGACGACATCTGCTACGCCACGCAGAACCGCCAGGTCGCGGTGAAGAAGCTGGCCGAGGACGCCGAGCTGGTCATCGTCGTCGGCTCGAAGAACTCCTCCAACTCGATCCGCATGGTCGAGGTCGCCCTGGACGCCGGCGCACCCGCCGCCCACCTGGTGGACTTCGCCGACGAGATCGACGAGGCATGGCTGGAGGGCGTCACCACCGTCGGCCTCACCTCGGGCGCCTCGGTGCCGGACGTCCTCGTCGACGGCGTGCTGGAGTGGCTGGGCGAGCGGGGTTACGCCGACGTCGAGACGGTGAAGACCGCGGACGAGTCGATCACCTTCTCGCTGCCCAAGGAGCTCCGGCGCGACCTGCGCGCCGAGGCCGCCGCGCTCGCCGCGGAGTGA
- a CDS encoding ROK family protein, which yields MEIFGVDIGGSGIKGAPVDLDRGELAQARHKVLTPHPATPGSVADGVAEVVGHFDWQGPVGITFPGVVTGGVTRTAANVDKGWIDTDARALLSERIGQSVTILNDADAAGIAEMTFGAGRDRKGTVIVLTLGTGIGSAVFTDGQLVPNTELGHLELHGHDAEKRASTKAKEDEDLSWQHWAHRVQKYLVHVEMLFSPELFIIGGGVSRKAEKFLPLIEHVRAEMVPAQLQNNAGIVGAAMAAAGK from the coding sequence ATGGAGATCTTCGGTGTGGACATCGGCGGTTCAGGGATCAAGGGTGCGCCCGTGGACCTGGACCGCGGAGAGCTGGCGCAGGCGCGCCACAAGGTACTGACACCTCACCCGGCCACGCCCGGGAGCGTGGCGGACGGTGTGGCCGAGGTCGTCGGCCATTTCGACTGGCAGGGGCCGGTCGGCATCACGTTCCCCGGAGTCGTCACGGGCGGCGTCACCAGGACCGCGGCCAACGTGGACAAGGGCTGGATCGACACGGACGCGCGGGCGCTGCTCAGCGAACGCATCGGCCAGTCCGTGACCATCCTCAACGACGCCGACGCGGCCGGCATCGCCGAGATGACCTTCGGCGCGGGCCGTGACCGCAAGGGCACGGTGATCGTGCTGACCCTCGGTACGGGCATCGGCAGCGCGGTCTTCACCGACGGGCAGCTCGTCCCCAACACGGAGCTCGGCCACCTGGAGCTGCACGGCCACGACGCGGAGAAGCGCGCCTCCACGAAGGCCAAGGAGGACGAGGACCTCAGCTGGCAGCACTGGGCGCACCGGGTGCAGAAATACCTGGTCCACGTGGAGATGCTGTTCTCGCCCGAGCTCTTCATCATCGGCGGGGGCGTCAGCCGCAAGGCGGAGAAGTTCCTGCCACTCATCGAACACGTGCGCGCCGAGATGGTCCCGGCCCAGCTGCAGAACAACGCGGGCATCGTCGGGGCGGCCATGGCGGCCGCCGGCAAGTAG
- a CDS encoding DUF6542 domain-containing protein → MEQHRTRTPQRTQPAQGRPAPPGGLGEVTGAAGYPVAVAVAPAPAAGPGPGPRRTAPPVVLALRRFPNPRLTGIGAGLFAALAMFLLACVDRLLLGGSELVYGLLFLPVSALTALWVRPADLVTAPIIVPIAFAVGVIPVAGGTGGFGGQAMAVVTALAVQAGWLYGGTLVAGLIASVRKIRQMRERQRHLARADRAVRRPRA, encoded by the coding sequence GTGGAGCAGCACAGGACACGTACCCCGCAGCGCACCCAGCCCGCGCAGGGCCGGCCCGCACCGCCCGGCGGCCTCGGTGAGGTCACGGGTGCGGCCGGTTATCCGGTGGCGGTGGCGGTCGCCCCGGCGCCGGCGGCCGGTCCGGGCCCCGGGCCCCGGCGCACGGCCCCGCCCGTGGTCCTCGCGCTGCGCAGATTCCCCAACCCCCGGCTGACCGGCATCGGCGCCGGACTCTTCGCGGCGCTGGCGATGTTCCTGCTGGCGTGCGTGGACCGGCTGCTCCTCGGCGGTTCGGAGCTCGTGTACGGGCTGCTCTTCCTGCCGGTCAGCGCCCTGACCGCCCTCTGGGTGCGGCCCGCCGACCTGGTGACCGCCCCGATCATCGTGCCCATCGCTTTCGCGGTCGGCGTGATCCCCGTCGCCGGGGGCACGGGCGGCTTCGGCGGGCAGGCGATGGCCGTCGTGACAGCGCTCGCCGTCCAAGCGGGCTGGCTGTACGGGGGCACGCTCGTCGCGGGTCTCATCGCCTCCGTACGGAAGATCCGGCAGATGCGGGAGCGGCAGCGCCACCTGGCCAGGGCCGACCGGGCCGTCCGCCGCCCCCGCGCGTAG
- the ychF gene encoding redox-regulated ATPase YchF, which produces MSLTIGIVGLPNVGKSTLFNALTKNDVLAANYPFATIEPNVGVVGVPDPRLNKLAEIFSSQKLLPATVDFVDIAGIVRGASEGEGLGNKFLANIRESDAICQVIRAFKDENVVHVDGKVSPKDDIETINTELILADLQSVEKAVPRLTKEARLQKDKVAVLAAVEEAQKILEAGDTLFSQGITAGTEKGRLLHELHLLTTKPFLYVFNVDEDELVDEDFKNEQRALVAPAEAIFLNAKIESELIELDDEEALELLQSMGQEEPGLATLGRVGFDTLGLQTYLTAGPKEARAWTIKKGATAPEAAGVIHTDFQKGFIKAEIVSFDDLVETGSVAEARAKGKARMEGKDYVMQDGDVVEFRFNV; this is translated from the coding sequence GTGTCGCTCACGATCGGAATCGTCGGCCTGCCGAATGTCGGCAAGTCGACCCTGTTCAACGCCCTGACCAAGAACGACGTGCTGGCGGCCAACTACCCGTTCGCCACCATCGAGCCGAACGTCGGCGTCGTGGGCGTCCCCGACCCGCGCCTGAACAAGCTCGCCGAGATCTTCAGCTCGCAGAAGCTGCTCCCGGCCACCGTCGACTTCGTCGACATCGCGGGCATCGTGCGGGGCGCGAGCGAGGGCGAGGGCCTGGGCAACAAGTTCCTCGCGAACATCCGCGAGTCCGATGCGATCTGCCAGGTCATCCGGGCCTTCAAGGACGAGAACGTCGTCCACGTCGACGGCAAGGTCTCGCCCAAGGACGACATCGAGACGATCAACACCGAGTTGATCCTCGCCGACCTCCAGTCCGTCGAGAAGGCCGTACCGCGCCTGACGAAGGAGGCCCGCCTCCAGAAGGACAAGGTCGCGGTCCTCGCCGCCGTCGAGGAGGCCCAGAAGATCCTCGAAGCGGGCGACACGCTCTTCTCCCAGGGCATCACGGCCGGCACGGAGAAGGGCCGCCTGCTCCACGAGCTGCACCTGCTCACGACGAAGCCCTTCCTGTACGTGTTCAACGTCGACGAGGACGAGCTCGTCGACGAGGACTTCAAGAACGAGCAGCGCGCCCTGGTCGCCCCGGCCGAGGCCATCTTCCTCAACGCCAAGATCGAGTCCGAGCTGATCGAGCTCGACGACGAGGAGGCCCTCGAACTCCTCCAGTCCATGGGCCAGGAGGAGCCCGGCCTGGCCACCCTCGGCCGCGTCGGCTTCGACACCCTGGGCCTCCAGACCTACCTCACGGCAGGCCCGAAGGAAGCCCGCGCCTGGACGATCAAGAAGGGCGCGACGGCTCCTGAGGCGGCAGGTGTGATCCACACCGACTTCCAGAAGGGCTTCATCAAGGCGGAGATCGTCTCCTTCGACGACCTCGTCGAGACGGGCTCGGTCGCGGAGGCCCGCGCCAAGGGCAAGGCGCGCATGGAGGGCAAGGACTACGTGATGCAGGACGGCGACGTGGTGGAGTTCCGCTTCAACGTGTAG
- a CDS encoding class I SAM-dependent DNA methyltransferase has translation MPLTLGELESYLAKAADLLRGSIDQADFKAYIFPLMFFKRISDVYDEEYARALDESGGDHTYAAFEENHRFAIPVGCHWADVRERTENVGEALKTAFRGIEQANQGALYGIFGGATWTNKDKLPDSKLIDLIEHFSIKTLSISQAAPDVLGQAYEYLIKRFADQSNKKAGEYYTPREVVALLVNILDPQEGETVYDPACGTGGMLIEVIQHITARGGDPKTVLGKLYGQEKVLTTSAIARMNLLLHGMEDFHIERGDTLRDPAYFDHGRLARFDCVVANPPFSLKNWGHEQWASDPWGRNELGGVPPKGYADWAWVQHMLTSSAPTGGRVAVVLPLGALFRQGAEGRVRERILNAGFVEAVIGLAPSLFYGTDLAACVLILRRQRPAEQQNKVLFVNGEMLFKRGRNQNTLEPDHAETLLKAYQQYANQYGLAAVATLEKIKANGWNLNIPLYVEPAVGEQITLEQAVADLKTAHAKARETRAALEAELAKWGLGA, from the coding sequence ATGCCGTTGACGCTGGGGGAGCTGGAGTCGTATCTGGCGAAGGCGGCTGATCTGCTGCGGGGCAGCATCGATCAAGCGGACTTCAAGGCGTACATCTTCCCGTTGATGTTCTTCAAGCGGATCAGCGATGTGTATGACGAGGAGTACGCCCGAGCGCTGGACGAGTCTGGTGGTGACCACACGTATGCGGCGTTCGAGGAGAACCACCGGTTCGCCATCCCCGTTGGCTGCCACTGGGCAGACGTACGCGAACGTACCGAGAACGTCGGTGAGGCCCTCAAGACCGCCTTCCGCGGTATCGAGCAGGCCAACCAGGGTGCGCTGTACGGCATCTTCGGCGGCGCGACCTGGACCAACAAGGACAAGCTGCCGGACAGCAAGCTGATTGACTTGATTGAGCACTTCTCGATCAAGACTCTTTCGATCTCCCAGGCCGCTCCCGACGTGCTGGGGCAGGCGTACGAGTATCTGATCAAGCGGTTCGCCGATCAGTCCAACAAGAAGGCCGGCGAGTACTACACCCCGCGCGAGGTGGTCGCGCTGCTGGTCAACATCCTCGACCCTCAAGAGGGCGAGACGGTCTACGATCCGGCCTGTGGCACCGGTGGCATGCTGATTGAGGTCATCCAGCACATCACGGCCCGTGGCGGCGACCCGAAGACCGTGCTTGGCAAGCTTTACGGCCAGGAGAAGGTACTCACCACCTCAGCGATCGCCCGGATGAACCTGCTGCTGCACGGCATGGAGGACTTCCACATCGAGCGCGGCGACACGCTGCGAGACCCGGCCTACTTCGACCACGGTCGGCTGGCCAGGTTCGACTGCGTGGTCGCCAATCCACCGTTCTCGTTGAAGAATTGGGGCCACGAGCAGTGGGCTTCCGATCCGTGGGGTCGCAATGAGTTGGGCGGGGTGCCGCCGAAGGGGTATGCCGACTGGGCCTGGGTCCAGCACATGCTTACCTCCTCTGCACCCACCGGAGGGAGGGTCGCAGTTGTCCTCCCGCTAGGCGCCCTGTTCCGCCAGGGCGCTGAGGGCCGCGTCCGCGAGCGCATCCTCAACGCCGGCTTCGTGGAGGCCGTCATCGGCCTGGCGCCCAGCCTTTTCTACGGCACCGACCTAGCCGCCTGCGTGCTCATCCTGCGTCGTCAACGCCCCGCCGAGCAGCAAAACAAGGTGCTCTTCGTTAACGGAGAGATGCTCTTCAAGCGCGGTCGCAACCAGAACACCCTCGAGCCCGACCATGCTGAGACCCTCCTGAAGGCATATCAGCAGTACGCCAATCAGTACGGCCTGGCCGCGGTCGCGACTTTGGAGAAAATCAAGGCCAACGGCTGGAACCTGAACATCCCGCTGTACGTCGAACCGGCCGTCGGCGAGCAGATCACCCTGGAGCAGGCCGTGGCCGACCTGAAGACCGCGCATGCGAAGGCCCGCGAGACCCGCGCAGCGCTGGAGGCCGAGCTGGCGAAGTGGGGGCTGGGCGCATGA